A region of Chitinophagales bacterium DNA encodes the following proteins:
- a CDS encoding DUF2007 domain-containing protein, translating to MDTEWIKVYETSKPHQAAMVQSILEEHNIKAVILNQQDSSYITIGEVAVYVSIEQAAEAYVIIDNQPL from the coding sequence ATGGACACAGAATGGATTAAAGTATATGAAACTTCAAAGCCGCACCAGGCAGCAATGGTGCAGTCAATACTGGAAGAGCATAACATTAAAGCCGTAATTCTTAACCAGCAGGATTCATCCTATATTACGATCGGAGAGGTTGCTGTATATGTATCAATAGAACAGGCAGCAGAGGCTTACGTGATTATCGATAACCAACCACTATGA
- a CDS encoding CPBP family intramembrane metalloprotease, with amino-acid sequence MSRQIYDFCPMSRPRYLFDTMHPLMQLLFLGALSIVSAGLFAALGFALVRPLFGITNLEDVIRAFTTQPDEVAKNPGELNALKLLQLLASIGAFLLPALFFAQRKFPVGDYLKLKIVPRFSLLLLAIAILFLSTPLVQFTYELNQKLSLPAFMGDLEKEIRSSEDASEKLMLLFLKMPGPIDLLFNLLVIAVIPAIGEELMFRGCIQQVINEWINKEHAAVWISAAIFSFIHFEFYGFIPRLLLGALLGYLFLWSGNLWTPIAAHALNNGVQVILIYLHDHGMIAFDINSNDPIPIIIVLICTVLTAAGVYMYQRKCELHKFIY; translated from the coding sequence TTGAGTCGCCAAATTTACGACTTTTGTCCCATGAGTCGTCCCCGCTATCTGTTTGATACAATGCATCCGCTGATGCAATTATTGTTCTTAGGCGCGCTATCTATTGTATCTGCAGGGTTATTTGCTGCCCTTGGCTTTGCATTAGTCAGGCCTTTATTTGGAATTACAAATCTGGAGGATGTTATACGCGCTTTTACAACCCAGCCTGATGAGGTAGCAAAAAATCCAGGTGAGCTGAATGCGCTTAAACTTTTGCAATTGCTGGCCTCCATAGGAGCATTTCTATTGCCGGCACTATTCTTTGCGCAGCGAAAGTTTCCGGTTGGGGATTATCTGAAATTAAAAATAGTACCCCGCTTTTCACTTCTGCTTCTCGCCATCGCTATTCTTTTTTTATCCACACCATTGGTTCAATTTACTTATGAGCTCAATCAAAAGCTTTCGCTGCCTGCTTTTATGGGTGACCTGGAAAAAGAAATCCGGTCTTCAGAAGACGCGTCTGAAAAACTGATGCTGCTGTTTCTGAAAATGCCGGGACCAATAGATTTATTATTTAATCTCCTTGTAATAGCTGTTATACCTGCTATCGGTGAAGAACTAATGTTCAGAGGCTGTATACAGCAGGTAATAAATGAATGGATAAACAAAGAGCACGCAGCTGTCTGGATTTCCGCAGCCATTTTTAGCTTTATTCATTTCGAATTTTATGGATTTATACCGCGGTTATTGCTGGGTGCATTACTAGGGTATCTGTTCTTGTGGAGCGGTAATTTATGGACTCCTATTGCAGCACATGCACTTAATAATGGGGTACAGGTAATTCTTATTTATCTTCATGATCATGGTATGATTGCTTTCGATATTAATTCTAATGATCCAATCCCGATTATAATCGTATTGATTTGTACTGTTTTAACAGCCGCAGGTGTATATATGTATCAAAGAAAATGTGAGCTGCATAAATTTATTTACTGA
- the dusB gene encoding tRNA dihydrouridine synthase DusB, whose protein sequence is MIKIGNIELPEFPLLLAPMEDVSDPPFRAVCKMNGADLMYTEFISSEGLIRNARKSMMKLDIYEDERPVGIQFFGGEIDTMVNCVEIIEEADPDIIDINYGCPVKGVACRGAGAGILKDVPKMVRMTAEIVKKASRPVTVKTRLGWDDQSKNVIDVAERLQDIGIAAISIHGRTREQMYKGQADWNLIGEVKNNSRMHIPVFLNGDVTSPEKVKYAFEKYGVDGVMIGRAAIGNPWFFNQAKHYLKTGTHLPLPDITGRINVSRTHLSKSIAWKGERLGILEMRKHYSNYFKGLPNVKEYRDQLVRLETEEEIENIFNQMGEAYMNAEPAIQETLEMSL, encoded by the coding sequence ATGATAAAAATCGGAAATATAGAGCTCCCTGAATTCCCACTGTTGCTGGCACCAATGGAGGACGTTAGTGATCCGCCCTTTCGTGCGGTATGCAAAATGAATGGTGCTGATCTTATGTATACGGAATTCATTTCTTCCGAAGGATTAATACGGAATGCGCGTAAGAGTATGATGAAGCTTGATATTTATGAAGATGAACGTCCCGTTGGTATTCAGTTTTTTGGAGGGGAAATAGATACCATGGTTAATTGTGTCGAAATTATTGAAGAAGCAGATCCGGACATTATTGACATTAATTATGGTTGTCCTGTTAAAGGAGTAGCATGCCGGGGAGCAGGAGCTGGTATTCTAAAAGATGTACCGAAAATGGTAAGGATGACAGCGGAAATTGTAAAGAAAGCTTCACGGCCTGTTACTGTTAAAACACGTTTAGGATGGGATGATCAATCAAAAAATGTAATAGATGTGGCAGAGCGCCTGCAGGATATTGGTATTGCTGCAATCTCTATCCATGGCCGCACCCGGGAACAAATGTATAAAGGGCAGGCTGATTGGAACTTAATTGGTGAGGTAAAAAACAATTCACGCATGCACATACCGGTGTTTTTAAATGGCGATGTTACTTCACCTGAAAAAGTGAAGTATGCTTTTGAGAAATATGGTGTGGATGGGGTAATGATTGGCAGGGCAGCAATTGGAAATCCATGGTTTTTCAATCAGGCAAAGCATTATTTAAAGACTGGAACCCATCTTCCCTTACCTGATATTACCGGCCGCATCAATGTATCCCGTACGCACCTTTCAAAATCTATTGCATGGAAGGGAGAACGGCTTGGTATTTTAGAAATGCGAAAACATTATTCTAATTATTTTAAAGGATTGCCTAATGTAAAAGAATATCGTGATCAATTAGTGAGACTGGAAACAGAAGAGGAAATAGAAAATATTTTTAATCAAATGGGTGAAGCCTATATGAATGCCGAACCTGCAATTCAGGAAACACTTGAAATGTCTTTATAA